In Longimicrobium sp., a single genomic region encodes these proteins:
- a CDS encoding phosphoadenosine phosphosulfate reductase family protein has product MTPAPEAEALAPAQDVPRLHRPSHLDALESEAVYVLREAAAEFERPVLLFSGGKDSTVLVRLAQKAFWPGPIPFPLLHVDTGHNFPEAIELRDRRAAELGVELIVASV; this is encoded by the coding sequence ATGACCCCCGCACCGGAAGCCGAAGCGCTCGCGCCCGCCCAGGACGTGCCGCGCCTCCACCGCCCCAGCCACCTGGACGCGCTGGAGTCCGAAGCCGTCTACGTGCTGCGCGAGGCGGCGGCGGAGTTCGAGCGCCCCGTCCTCCTCTTCTCCGGCGGCAAGGACTCCACGGTGCTGGTGCGGCTGGCCCAGAAGGCGTTCTGGCCCGGCCCCATCCCGTTCCCCCTGCTGCACGTGGACACGGGGCACAACTTCCCCGAAGCCATCGAGCTGCGCGACCGGCGCGCGGCCGAGCTCGGCGTCGAGCTGATCGTCGCCTCCGT